In Rhododendron vialii isolate Sample 1 chromosome 9a, ASM3025357v1, the following are encoded in one genomic region:
- the LOC131301191 gene encoding phosphoenolpyruvate carboxylase kinase 1-like has translation MCESLKREYKLCEEIGRGRFGVVYRCFSAVSGDSFACKSIDKRLLTDAVDRECVEKEPKILQLLSDHPNILQLYQVFDDENYLHIITDLCSSADLFHRLNTSAPLPEPSAASILHSLISAIAYCHRLGISHRDIKPDNILFDSHNELKLADFGSADMFREGAAPMSGVVGTPYYVAPEVLSGGDYNEKVDVWSAGVVLYVMLSGFVPFCGETAEETFEAVVRGNLRFPTRVFRAVSNEAKDLLRKMICKDASRRLSAEQVLRHPWIINGGETRSMTDMT, from the exons atgtgtgaGAGTTTGAAGAGAGAATACAAATTGTGCGAGGAGATCGGGCGGGGGAGATTCGGGGTGGTGTACCGGTGCTTCTCCGCCGTCTCCGGCGACTCATTCGCCTGCAAATCCATCGACAAGCGCCTACTCACCGACGCCGTCGACCGGGAGTGTGTCGAAAAAGAGCCCAAAATCCTCCAACTACTCTCCGACCATCCCAACATCCTCCAACTCTACCAG GTATTCGACGACGAAAACTACCTCCACATAATCACAGACCTCTGCTCCTCCGCCGACCTCTTCCACCGCCTCAACACCTCTGCCCCCCTCCCTGAACCCTCCGCTGCCTCCATTCTCCACTCCCTAATCTCCGCCATCGCCTACTGCCATCGCCTAGGCATCTCCCACAGGGACATCAAGCCGGACAACATCCTCTTCGACTCTCATAACGAATTGAAACTAGCTGATTTCGGGTCCGCAGATATGTTCAGAGAGGGGGCGGCACCGATGAGTGGGGTGGTGGGGACGCCATACTACGTGGCACCGGAGGTGTTGTCGGGTGGGGATTATAACGAGAAGGTGGACGTGTGGAGTGCTGGGGTGGTTTTGTATGTGATGTTGTCTGGGTTTGTCCCGTTTTGCGGGGAGACAGCAGAGGAGACTTTTGAGGCGGTAGTGAGGGGGAATCTGAGGTTTCCGACGAGGGTTTTCCGGGCGGTGTCGAATGAAGCGAAGGATTTGCTGAGGAAGATGATTTGTAAGGATGCTTCCAGAAGGCTCTCTGCTGAACAGGTTCTCA GGCATCCATGGATCATCAATGGAGGAGAGACCAGATCGATGACTGATATGACCTGA